The nucleotide window CAACCGCACGGTGGTGTTCGTGCGCGACGGCGACGCCTTCGCCCCGCGCGACGTGGAGATCGGCGCGCGCGACGGCGAATGGGTCGAGGTGCTATTCGGCCTGATGCCCGGCGATGTCTACGCCGCGAAGAACAGCTTCGTGGTGAAGGCGGAACTCGCCAAGGGGAGCGCCAGCCATGAGCACTGAGGCGCGCGCCGGCGCGATCGACGACGGCCTGCGGCTCGTCACAGCCCTGATCCATCCGCATCTTGAGGGGCGCGTCGTCAAGGCGCTTCAGGAACTGCCGGAATTTCCGGGTTTCTCCCTCGCGGAGGTGCGGGGCCAGGGGCGCGGGCGGGGGGCGGGCGGCACCTATGTGGCCACCGAATACGACCTCGTCTACCAGCGCCATCTGCGCCTGGAGATCGTCTGCCGCGCCGATGCGGTGGACACGATCACAGAGGTGATCGCCCGCGCCGGCTGGACCGGCCGCAGGGGCGACGGGGTGGTGTTCGTCACCGCCGTGGAGCGCCTGATGCGCATCCGCGA belongs to Xanthobacter autotrophicus Py2 and includes:
- a CDS encoding nitrogen regulatory protein P-II (PFAM: nitrogen regulatory protein P-II~KEGG: bbt:BBta_7264 nitrogen regulatory protein P-II precursor), with amino-acid sequence MSTEARAGAIDDGLRLVTALIHPHLEGRVVKALQELPEFPGFSLAEVRGQGRGRGAGGTYVATEYDLVYQRHLRLEIVCRADAVDTITEVIARAGWTGRRGDGVVFVTAVERLMRIREAGAPVREGEGGR